Part of the Natrialbaceae archaeon AArc-T1-2 genome, CGGGGTGATCTCGAGTGACCGCTGCGCTTCAGATCGGGATCGTCCTGGCGTACATGCTGATCGCGCTGGCGGTCGGACTCGTCGCCTACCGCCTCGCCGAACGCACGGCCGAGGACTTCTACCTCGCGAGTCGGACCTTCGGCACGATCGTTCTCCTGTTTACGACGTTCGCGACGCTGCTGTCCGCATTTACCTTCTTCGCCGGGCCGAACATCGCCTACCACCAGGGTCCCGAGTGGATTCTCGTGATGGGGCTGATGGACGGGATCATCTTCGCGATCCTCTGGTACGTGATCGGCTACAAACAGTGGTTACTCGGCAGACAGCACGGCTACGTCACCCTCGGCGAGATGCTCGGCGACCGGTTCGGCTCGCCGGCGTTGCGCGCCCTGATTGCCGTCGTCGGCCTCCTGTGGCTGTTTCCCTACGTGATGCTCCAGCAGGTCGGGGCCGGCACCGCACTCGAGGCGCTGACCGAGGGTGCGGTCTCTTACGGCGTCGGGGCCGGGCTCATCACCGTCTTCATGATCCTCTACGTCGTCGTCGCCGGGATGCGTGGCATCGCCTGGACCGACACGCTCCAGGGCGCGTTCATGCTCGTCGTCACCTGGGTTGCGCTGATCTGGGTGCTTGCCGCCGTCGGCGGCCCCGGCGTCGCCACGGCCGAACTCGAGGCCGCCGCGCCGGGTCACCTCACCTTCGGGAGCGACTTCTACACGCCCCAGTGGATGCTCTCGACGGCGATCACGATCGGCTTCGGCGTCGCGATGTTCCCACAGGTGAACCAGCGCTTTTTCGCGGCCGGATCGAAGACGGTGCTCAAACGGTCGTTCGCGCTCTGGCCGATTCTCTGTCTCCTGTTGTTCCTCCCGGCGTTCATGCTCGGCGCGTGGGGACGCGGACTCGGCGTCGAGGTCCCCGAAGGCGGCAACGTCTTGCCCGCCGTTCTCGCCGAGTACACGCCCGTCTGGTTCGTCGCGCTCGTCATCGCCGGCGCGATGGCCGCGATGATGTCCTCTTCGGACTCGATGTTGCTCTCGGGCTCGTCGTATTTCACCCGAGACATCTACCGGCCGTTCGTCGATCGGGGGGTCTCCGCCCGCCGTGAGGACACGATCGCCCGGGTCGGTGTCGCCGTTTTCGCGACCGCCGCCTTCGTCGCGAGTCTGTACAACCCCGCCACGCTGTTCGAACTCGGCGACGCCGCCTTCTCCGGGTTCGCCCAGCTCGCGCTCCCGGTGATGGTCGCGCTCTACTGGCGACGGACGACCCGTGCCGGGATCACCGTCGGGATCGTCGCCAGCCAGCTGTTTTACCTCACGGCGCTGTTTATCGAATCAATCGTCGCCGTGATTACAGCCCTCGGCAGCGTCGTCGGTACCTTCCCCGCCAGCGCGCTGATCGCCGTCCTCGAGTTCGTCTTCCGTGCGAGTTACGCCGGCTGGACGCCCGGCATCGTCGGCATGCTGCTCGGACTGATCCTCACGGTCGGGGTTTCGGCGCTGACGTCGCCTGCCGCCGACGAACGACAGGCGCGGTACTTCGAGGGGCTGGGCGCGGACTGATCCCGTCAGTTCGAAGGCGTCTCACTACCGATATACGACCGATGGCAACCCCGCTTCCGGAGCCGTTTCGTGACGTCTGGCGGGTTGCGGGTACCCGCACCAGCCAGCGCAAACTCGGATTCGTCTCGAGCACCGCCGAAACGACGCTTTTCGAACACGGACCGACCGCCGACGCTGCGCCCGCGATCGGACGAGCCGCGGACGATCGACTTCCGGCTCGGTCGCTGTTCGCAGTCGAGTTGGTGCTTTCCCCGTCGCTGCCGTCGATCGGCATCGCGCCTGCGGCGGTCCTCGAGATGGCTGCACCACGGGCGAAACGCCAGTTCCTCGAGACGGTCGCGTCGGCGGGACTCGTCGTCGAGGACGAACGCGAAGCGACGCGGTTCGAACGTGCCGACGGGACGACCGGGAAGCGGTACGTCCTCGAGACCGCGTCCCGAACCGACACCGATCGGGCGAGCGCGGACGCGATCGCCGCCGAGACCCACGTCGCCGTCTGGCCGACCGACGAGGCCTACGGGATGGCCGGCGGGACGCTCCCGCTCGAAGATGGTGACCTCGATACGCTCGACGCCGACCTCGAGATCGCCCCTGGACGAGAGCGCAAGCGTGTCTACGAGTTCGTTCGGACCGTCGACCCCGGATCCGGCTGCGAATCGCCGGTCGACCGGGACGGGTGACACCGGGGCTTGCGCGCTCCGGGCCAGCCGTTACCCCGCCGGCCCCGATAGAGCGGGTATGGCACTCCAACGACTTCTCGGTTCGCGGGCGACTCGATCGGTAACCGTACTGTCGGTGTTGCTCGAGGCGAAACGGGCGTTCGACCGGAACAACACCGTTCGAGCGGCCGCGTTGCTCGGCGTCGCGGCCCTCGCCTGGAAGTGGACGATGCTCGGGATGGCGGCACAGGGCATCGTCAAACTGTTGCGTGGCGGCCGATAACTCGATGGCGTAGTGGTCGCGCGTCGGGTTCTGCGAGTCGAGTTTCGACGAGAACGTGCCGATTCTTGGACGTCACGGTGGACGCCAGGTACCGGTATCGAGTCCGAAAGGGGCCCACTCGAACAGGAGAAGTATGACATTGTTGAAAACAAAAAGAACGTACAGTGCGACTAGCGCTGCGACGAACACCACGTCCGATGGATTGGGAAGGAAGTTTCCGACGATGATAACGAGAGCAACGTAGCAACAGGCAGCGAGCACGATTCCGGGTATTCCGAACAACGTGTAGAAAAACACGGTGACAGGGTTGAGTTCGACCGCGTACGGGACCAGAATCAAGAACACGGCAGTGATCGTATCGACGGCCCACAGAAGGAGAAAGGTCCGGCGAAGCAACGGGGAGTTCGGTGGCGTTACGTACCGGTTCGAACGAATCCGACCTGACATACAACACCTCGAGTCGGTCTTACGCTCGCGTGCCGGCCGTCGCTTTCGCGGTCCGACGGTGTCTTGCCCACGAGCCGATCACGCCACCCAGCGCGCCGGGGATGGCGTACAACGCAAGCAGGAGGGCCCCAAGGACGAGTACACCGAACGATGCGACGAGCCCCGAAAATAGCAGGGTCGTAACCGTCACAATGGTCACCAGGACTAGCGATCCGAAGGCGGTCGCGATACCGCCGTGGACCGCACCGGAACTCGCTGCTCCGCCAGCGAGGTATCCGGCAGTGAGACCACCGATCAGCCCGATTCCGCCCCAGTACAGCACCACGATCGAGATTCCTGACCCGACGGAGACGGGGCCGCTGATAGACCCTGCCACGAGGCTCACGACGAATCCGGTCAGAACAGCTCTCCAGTTGACGCCCATGTCCAGCCGTCACTACGTTGTCAGTAGAGATAAACCTCGTTCAGCGAAGACGGACAGTTCGATCCACGTCCCGTATCAGCTCGTAGCGAGCCAGGTTTCGATCTCCTCGGCTAACGCACCTCGTCGGTGAATCTTTCCGCTCGAGACGTCGACGACGGTACTCTCGGTCCCCTCGGTCTCGCCCCCGTCGAGGACGACCGCCGCCGCCTCGACGATCTCCGGATCGAGTTCCTCGACGCGACGAGCGCTGTCTCGCCCGCTGACGTTCGCGCTCGTCGCCGTCACCGCGGTCCCGGCTCGCTCGAGAAAGCGCAGCGCGCCCTGGTGGTCCGGAACCCGGACGCCGACGCGGTCGCGGCCGGCGACCAGTTCCGTCGGAACCGCCTCGCGGCGTCGACAGAGCACCGTCACGGGGCCGGGGAGAAACGCCGCCATGAACCGACGTTCACGGTCGCTCGCGCGGACGTACTCGAGTGCCGACGGTACCGAGGGGACCGCGAGCGAGACCGGGTTCGATCGATCGCGGCCTTTCGCCGCGAAGACACGGTCGACGGCGTCGGAGTCGGTGGCGTCGGCACCGAGACCGTAGACCGTCTCCGTCGGGTAGACGACGAGTTCGCCGGCCTGGATCGCCTCCGTTGCACGCTCGAGGTCGTTCATCGACGCGAAGTCGGGCCGTCGCGAGCAAAAGCGTCCCGGCTCACGCCGACGCGAGGGCGTCTTCGATCTCGTCGTAGTCGGGGAACTCGGGCCACTCGTCGGCCACCCAGGCGTGGGAGATGGTCCTGTCCGACTCGAGGACGAAGACGGCGAGTCGAGGCTCGGAGATGCCGGTCATCCCGTCGAGGTCGTGACCGACCCCGTAGGTCTCGGCGACCTCGTTGGCCGGGTCAGAGAAGATCGGAAACGGGAGGTCGTACTCGTCGATGAGTCGTTTGTGTGCGTACGGCGTCGAGATAGAGACGCCGACGACGGTCGCCTCCCGGTCGTCCCAGCCCCGCTCTTTCAGCTCCTCCCAGGTGTGGGTCGCGAGGAAGGTGCGGTTCATCGGCGTGAACACGAGGATCACGCGACCGTCGTCCGTAAGCTCGGACAGCGAGCGGTCCTCCCAGTACTCCGGGGTGACCAGCGGCCGGGTGAAGTCGGGTGCCTCGTCGCCGGGCTCGGGATGGGATGTGGGAGCCAGATCGACGACGTCGAACTCCATCATCGGCACTCACCGCCGTCGGCGACGGCCGCGTCGGCGCTTGGGTCCCCGTCGCCGCCGTAGGTCGTCTCGAGGTAGTCGGCGATGTTCTCGCTTTCGGCCATCGTAACCCCGGTTCGCTCGTCGACGATGACGGGGACGGTCCGGACGCCGGCGACGCGTTTGACGACGTCGCGTCGCGAGTGCAGCGGTTCGACGAACCGCGAGCGGTAGGACAGGTCGTACGCCTGCAACAGGCGGGTGATGCGCTCACAGAACGGACAGCCCTGGAGCCGGTAGAACGTAATCGGCGGATCTGTCGTCTCGGCCATGTACGCGTGTTCGGAAACTGGCGTGGTAAGCGTGTCGCCGGCGACGGCACGACCGACTGCGCATGCCGATGTCGGTATCCTGGGTCAAAAAAAGCGGAAAAGGTTAATCGCACCGGTGACAACGCCCACGTACTCAATGGTGTCGGCTCTACTCGGCGAGTTGGTACTGGCGACGTACGACGTTCCCTGGCTGGGCGTCGACGTCAGCCGGTCTGCGGTGACGATTACGGGCGTGGTAGCTGTCGCCGTGCTCATCTTTCTCTCCGGCTTTTTCTCCTCGTCGGAGATCGCGATGTTCTCGCTGCCGAAACACCGCATCGAGGGGATGGTCGAGGACGGGGTTACAGGTGCCGAACTCGTCAAAGAGCTCAAAGACGACCCACACCGGCTGCTCGTGACGATCCTCGTCGGAAACAACATCGTCAACATCGCGATGTCGTCGATCGCGACGGCGCTTCTGTCGATTTACTTCGGCGGACTGATCGGTGTCATCCTCGCGACGTTCGGGATCACCGCGATCGTGTTGCTGTTCGGTGAGAGCGCACCGAAGTCCTACGCCGTCGAGAACACCGAGTCGTGGGCGCTCCGGATCGCGAAGCCGCTTCGCATCACCGAGTACCTGCTGTATCCGCTCATCGTCCTCTTCGATTACCTCACCCGGCAGGTGAACAAGCTCACGGGATCGACGGGGGCGATCGAGACGCCCTACGTCACCCGCGACGAGATTCAGGAGATGATCGAGTCCGGCGAGCGCGAGGGGGTCCTGGCGGAGGAAGAACACGAGATGCTCACGCGGATCTTTCGGTTCAACAACACCATCGTCAAGGAGGTGATGACGCCCCGGCTCGACGTGACCGCGGTGCCGAAAGATGCCGACATCGACGAGGCCATCGAGACCTGTATTCAAAGCGGCCACGCCCGCCTGCCCGTCTACGAGGGGAGTCTCGACAGCATCCAGGGCGTCGTCCACATTCGAGACCTCGTGCGCGATCTCAACTACGGCGAGGGCGACGACCTCGAGCTCGAAGACCTCATCCACCCGACGCTGCACGTCCCCGAGTCGAAAAACGTCGACGAACTGCTCTCCGAGATGCGGGAAAACCGGATGCACATGGCGATCGTCATCGACGAGTTCGGCACCACCGAGGGGATCGTCACGATGGAGGATATGATCGAGGAGATCGTCGGCGAGATCCTAGAGGGCGGCGAGGAAGAGCCTATCGAGGAGATCGACGACCGGACCGTCTTGGTCCGTGGCGAGGTCAACATCGAGGACGTCAACGAGGCACTCGAGGTCGAGTTGCCGGAAGGCGAGGAGTTCGAGACGATCGCCGGCTTCATCTTCAACCGTGCGGGCCGACTCGTCGAGGAGGGCGAGGAGATCACCTTCGACGGCGTTCGGATCACGGTCGAAGACGTCGAGAACACCCGGATCATGAAAGCGCGACTGACGAAACTCGAGGAATCCCCGGCCACGACGGAAGGCGACAAAGTCGTCGAAGAGTAGCCGTTAGCAGCTACCGTGAACGGTCGCCAGATACGAGTGTGGCACCGATACCGACGTCCGGCCGCGTATCGCCGACCCGTACGACGATCACCGCGAGCGAACGATCGCCTGCAACTCGCGGGCGACTGCCGGCGGCACGACGAGCCGTCGGGGGCCTTTCACGTACTGGCCGTCGGGCTGGGCGTACCTGAGTTTCACGATCGCCGTCTCCCCGATTCGCCGTACCGAGACGTCCTCGACGTCGTCCAGGTCGACCGACTGCTCCGGCTCGTAGAGGTAGAGTCGCTTCTCGTCGGGATCGAGTGACCCGACGGACTGGAGAAACGATGATCCCACGAGCAAAAAGAGCGCGATCGGGATCGTAAGCGCTGCCACGAAGAAGCCGACACCGGGGCCGAGTCCGAACGCCAACCCGTAGATCACGGCACCCATCACGACCGCGCCGACCGCGGTGTCGAGTACGCGCTGGAGTCGTCCGTCGCCGACCGAGACGCCAGGTATCGCCTCGAGGACGGCCTCGAGACGACCCTCGGTGCGGTTGATGGCCGCGAAGACGAGAATTACACCCGCGATGGCGGCGAGGGCGGCGATGACGACGGACTGTCCGCCGGTTTCGCCGGTCAGCGCGAAGAATCGTCCGTAGATCATGAGGCTGATCGCGGCGACGAAGGTCCCGGAACCGAGCGCCCACAGGATACGAACGGTCCGAAAGTTCGAGGCGTCACGTCGCCACTGAACCGTTCGAGAGTCGTTCATGGATATACGTCGACGACGATCCGGTAAAGCACGTTCGGTCTCCGGTCCGTCACAAGATCGCGCTTACAGTTGCGTACCCCGCGTAGCCGACCCCGAGCGAGAGGGCGAGCGAAAGTACCCACGCGAGGACGGTGTAGCCCATCTTGCTCGCGCTGACACCGCCTCCCGTATCGGCGGCGTAGCCGCTTCCGATGATCGAGCTAACGATGATCTCGTTGAACGAGACGGGGATGCCGAAGAGAACGGCCGTCTGAGCGATGATAAACGAGGGAATGAGTGCGGCGATCGACCGTCGAGGACCGAGCGAGGAGTAATCTTGCGAGATCGCTTTGATCATTCGCGGTGCACCGGTCCAGGAGCCGACGAGCAGACCGAAGCCGCCACCGACGAGCAAGGCGATCATGGGGAGGCCGACGTCGCCCGACAGCGGCAACAACGGTCCGATCGCGAGCCCGACCTGGCTGCCGCCCGCGGAGAACGCCACGAGCCCGCCGAGAACGAGCAGGAAGTGTCGCTCGGCCCGTTCGATGCCGCCACGGAGGTCGAACCAGAGTGCAAGCGCCCAAAGCGCCGCAATCGTCACGGTGACGGCGACGACGCCAGGAAGCTGTGAGACGGGGAGCCAACCCGCAAGCTCGAGTGCGATCGAGGCACCGGCGTCCGGCGGTCCGAGCACTGCAAACTCGATGTTCGCGACGAGCGCGCCGACGATCGCCGCGAGGGCGAGGATCAGGAACTGTTCCGGGAGCGGCTCTACCCGTAGCGTTCGGGCGATGGCGTAGGCGATACCACCACCGATAAACGGCGTCAGTATCCACAACGCGGCGATTTCGGTGTACTTCGCCCACGCCGGGTCGCCGCCCATCGCCAACCCGACGCCGATCACCGCGCCCGTGACGGTAAACGCCGTCGCGATCGGGTAGCCGGTGAAGACCCCGAACGCCACGAGGATCGCGGCGATCGTCAGTCCGATCGTCGCCGCAACCGGCGACAGCGTCACGCCGCCGATGAGTTCGGCTCCGACTGCCTCGGAGACGTTCGCACCCTGTAACACTGCTCCTGCAAACCCGAGAATACCGACGATGAACCCCGCTCGCATCACCGAGATCGCGTTCGCGCCGACCGCCGGCGCAAACGGCGTCGATCCGGACGATCCTGCTCCGATCGACCACGCCATGAAGAGACTCGCAATCGCGGCCACGGCGAAGGTTCCCAGCGTCGCGACGTCGACCATCTACCGGCGTTCTGCTGGCTGCCCTGATAAGTGTGGCGACCTGTCGGCGTACCGGGATCAGTTCGTCATCGACTGTGAGTCGTCGTCGGGTTCGGGCGGCGGCTCGGCACCCTCGACGGCCTCGGCTGCCTCGGTGTCTTTCTCGACCTCGATGTGCCAGCGATCGATCTCGTCTTCGTACTCGGTCAGCCGATCGGAGACGGTGTCTTTGAGCTCGTCATCGTTGACGTTGACCTCGAAGACGAATATCTCGCGGTCGTCCCCGCCGGACTGTTGGATGTTGGCGCTGACGAGTTCGTTGTCGAAGTAGTACGGCGCGAGTTGAGTCATCACGCGTTCGTAGACCGTGTCCTCGACGCGACGGAGCGCCCTCCGGCTAGCCGTGTCGGCAGCGCGTGCGACGTAATCGACCGACTCCTTCCAGGTGTCGACTGCGCTCTCGGTATCTTCCTCCTCGAGTGCTTCGTACGACTCCGAGAGTTTCTCGCCGGCGGTTTTGATGTCTTCGTCGGGCTCTTTACCGGCTTTCTCGCCTTTTCCTTCCTCGACGTGTGCCTGTTCGGCGGTCTTCTCGCTGACGTCTTCCTCGAGGGTCTCGTGGGACTTCGGTCGCCAGTCGTCCCACTCCTCGAAGGCGCGGGCGAACCGGGCTCCGTAGTCCGCGTCGGGATCGTGGACGCCTTCGTCCCGGAGCGCGTGCGTGACCCGTTCGCCGTGTTCGACGACGTCTCCCCAGTCGCCACGGATCTTGAATCCCGAGATGCTCTCTTCCATTCGATTAGTGCACCGATATGTGCCCGGACGGTATAAACTTCGTTGCTGGATCGCCTCGAGTGGTTAGTAGAGCTGCTCCGATCGGCTGTCCGTCGGCTGTGGACGCTGCCCCCCCTCCGACTGTCGGCCGCCCTGTCGTCTCTCGCCCATCCGGAGCAACGTCTCACAGGAGTCGATCGTACGGGTGATCGCCGAGATCGTCTCCGTGACGTGGGGGTGTCGTTGCTGGTGACGTTCTATTTCGGGCAGTGCCTCCCTCGCAACGTGGACGAACGCCTCGGCCAGGTCGGGTCCGA contains:
- a CDS encoding sodium:solute symporter family protein, with translation MTAALQIGIVLAYMLIALAVGLVAYRLAERTAEDFYLASRTFGTIVLLFTTFATLLSAFTFFAGPNIAYHQGPEWILVMGLMDGIIFAILWYVIGYKQWLLGRQHGYVTLGEMLGDRFGSPALRALIAVVGLLWLFPYVMLQQVGAGTALEALTEGAVSYGVGAGLITVFMILYVVVAGMRGIAWTDTLQGAFMLVVTWVALIWVLAAVGGPGVATAELEAAAPGHLTFGSDFYTPQWMLSTAITIGFGVAMFPQVNQRFFAAGSKTVLKRSFALWPILCLLLFLPAFMLGAWGRGLGVEVPEGGNVLPAVLAEYTPVWFVALVIAGAMAAMMSSSDSMLLSGSSYFTRDIYRPFVDRGVSARREDTIARVGVAVFATAAFVASLYNPATLFELGDAAFSGFAQLALPVMVALYWRRTTRAGITVGIVASQLFYLTALFIESIVAVITALGSVVGTFPASALIAVLEFVFRASYAGWTPGIVGMLLGLILTVGVSALTSPAADERQARYFEGLGAD
- a CDS encoding DUF5518 domain-containing protein translates to MGVNWRAVLTGFVVSLVAGSISGPVSVGSGISIVVLYWGGIGLIGGLTAGYLAGGAASSGAVHGGIATAFGSLVLVTIVTVTTLLFSGLVASFGVLVLGALLLALYAIPGALGGVIGSWARHRRTAKATAGTRA
- a CDS encoding L-threonylcarbamoyladenylate synthase, producing the protein MNDLERATEAIQAGELVVYPTETVYGLGADATDSDAVDRVFAAKGRDRSNPVSLAVPSVPSALEYVRASDRERRFMAAFLPGPVTVLCRRREAVPTELVAGRDRVGVRVPDHQGALRFLERAGTAVTATSANVSGRDSARRVEELDPEIVEAAAVVLDGGETEGTESTVVDVSSGKIHRRGALAEEIETWLATS
- a CDS encoding redoxin domain-containing protein, with the protein product MMEFDVVDLAPTSHPEPGDEAPDFTRPLVTPEYWEDRSLSELTDDGRVILVFTPMNRTFLATHTWEELKERGWDDREATVVGVSISTPYAHKRLIDEYDLPFPIFSDPANEVAETYGVGHDLDGMTGISEPRLAVFVLESDRTISHAWVADEWPEFPDYDEIEDALASA
- a CDS encoding glutaredoxin family protein; translation: MAETTDPPITFYRLQGCPFCERITRLLQAYDLSYRSRFVEPLHSRRDVVKRVAGVRTVPVIVDERTGVTMAESENIADYLETTYGGDGDPSADAAVADGGECR
- a CDS encoding hemolysin family protein, with product MVSALLGELVLATYDVPWLGVDVSRSAVTITGVVAVAVLIFLSGFFSSSEIAMFSLPKHRIEGMVEDGVTGAELVKELKDDPHRLLVTILVGNNIVNIAMSSIATALLSIYFGGLIGVILATFGITAIVLLFGESAPKSYAVENTESWALRIAKPLRITEYLLYPLIVLFDYLTRQVNKLTGSTGAIETPYVTRDEIQEMIESGEREGVLAEEEHEMLTRIFRFNNTIVKEVMTPRLDVTAVPKDADIDEAIETCIQSGHARLPVYEGSLDSIQGVVHIRDLVRDLNYGEGDDLELEDLIHPTLHVPESKNVDELLSEMRENRMHMAIVIDEFGTTEGIVTMEDMIEEIVGEILEGGEEEPIEEIDDRTVLVRGEVNIEDVNEALEVELPEGEEFETIAGFIFNRAGRLVEEGEEITFDGVRITVEDVENTRIMKARLTKLEESPATTEGDKVVEE
- a CDS encoding inorganic phosphate transporter, producing MVDVATLGTFAVAAIASLFMAWSIGAGSSGSTPFAPAVGANAISVMRAGFIVGILGFAGAVLQGANVSEAVGAELIGGVTLSPVAATIGLTIAAILVAFGVFTGYPIATAFTVTGAVIGVGLAMGGDPAWAKYTEIAALWILTPFIGGGIAYAIARTLRVEPLPEQFLILALAAIVGALVANIEFAVLGPPDAGASIALELAGWLPVSQLPGVVAVTVTIAALWALALWFDLRGGIERAERHFLLVLGGLVAFSAGGSQVGLAIGPLLPLSGDVGLPMIALLVGGGFGLLVGSWTGAPRMIKAISQDYSSLGPRRSIAALIPSFIIAQTAVLFGIPVSFNEIIVSSIIGSGYAADTGGGVSASKMGYTVLAWVLSLALSLGVGYAGYATVSAIL
- a CDS encoding DUF5828 family protein; translation: MEESISGFKIRGDWGDVVEHGERVTHALRDEGVHDPDADYGARFARAFEEWDDWRPKSHETLEEDVSEKTAEQAHVEEGKGEKAGKEPDEDIKTAGEKLSESYEALEEEDTESAVDTWKESVDYVARAADTASRRALRRVEDTVYERVMTQLAPYYFDNELVSANIQQSGGDDREIFVFEVNVNDDELKDTVSDRLTEYEDEIDRWHIEVEKDTEAAEAVEGAEPPPEPDDDSQSMTN